ATGCGCTTCTTTGTCAAGAACCTCGAAAACGTGCAAGGTGACGAGCGCGATTGGATTATCTTCTCGACGACCTTCGGCCGCGATCCGCACGGCGTGTTTCGACGCAACTTCGGCGTGCTCGGACAACAAGGTGGCGAGCGCCGGCTCAATGTGGCGATAACTCGCGCCCGGGAAAAGGTCGTGCTCGTCACGTCCGTGCCAGTGTCGGAAGTATCATCGTTCACAACGAGCGGTGGACGGCGGCGGGCGCATTTGGCGCGTGATTTTCTGCAGGCGTACCTCGACTATGCACACAAGCTTCAGCAAGGCGATCTGGCCGGCGCGGACGCTGCGTTGCGGGCGCTCGGGAGTGACGGAGCGGCGACTCCGGGGCGGCCAATGGATTCGAGGCGGCGGTTTGTCAGCGAGGTTATGAAATTTCTCGAACGGCACGGGCATCAGCCCGTGGCGGGCGCTGAATGCGACGCTTTCGCGCTCGATCTCGCGCTTGTGGATGCACGCACAGGATTGTTCGGCCTGGGCATCGAGTGCGATCCGCCGAGACACGAGTTGCTGGTCGCCGCGCGTGCGCGCGAGCTGTGGCGCCCTCGCGTCTTGCAGCGGAGCATCCCAGGTGTTCACCGTGTCTGGTCGCGTGCGTGGTATCATGACCGCGACGCTGAACAACGCCGTCTGCTGGAAGCGGCAGCCGGGTTGAGATCCTGAACGCCATGAGTGGCCCGAAAGTTGTCAATCTCGAAGCCGTTCGCCGCCGACGTCAACGCGAGTGCCTCGCCCACTTGCACGCGCTACGGGAGACGGTCGCCGAATGGCGATCGGCCATGAAACGCGCTGGCTTCCTCACTGATCAACTCACCCGCGAGGCCTCGATGATGCTGGAGCGGTTGGACGAACTTCGCCAAAGTGAGCGATGGTCGCCACTTCAGGCGGAATTGTCTGCGCAACTGGCGTTCTTCCGCGAGGGCACCGCAAACGCCCGCGAGACCGCAATCCAACGCAAGGCGACCTCGCGTGAGCGAAGCAGACGCTTGGAGGTCGCCGCGGCGATGCTGCAACGGGAGTGGCGGGCGGCTGGTGGTCTCCCACCTCCAGAATTGAACGAAGTGATCCGCGCGAGCAATACGGAGGACGAGACCGAGCTCGCTTGGATGTCGTTGTTCAGTCGGCCTTCCAGAAGCTGCCGAGTCCATCCACGACCGGTTTAGACGACGCCACTTCCGCCCGGCAACGTGAACTTGGCAATGCATTGCGCGACGAAAATTCCCCCAAGCGCAATTTTCAGGTGTGGATCCGTTGCTCTGTCCCAAGTGCGGCGGAACGATGAAGATCATCCGCTTCATCGAGCGACGGGAGCGCGATGTGATCGAGAAAATTCTCCGGCATTGCGGGCTGTGACGGTGAGGTAATCGTGACGGGCGGCTTGACGCAGGCGCGCTGTCCGTGCGAGGCCAAAATTCCACAGCGGACGGCGCCTTCGTGAAGATTCTGGCCTGGAACGGACGCGGAGACCGTCCCAGGCCAGAATCCTTCCGACCAGAATCGGACCAGAACGTTGAGCCGGCGGCCATTTTTGCCGGACATTTGTGTTGAAGCCCTGACCCCGTACGGCTACGCTCCCTTCAATCCGCGAAAAAGCAAATTCCTATCATTTTATGCTCAAGAATATGTGGGTCCCAAAATGGCAACGTGATCAGACCAAGGGTGTCGATTCCCCCATCCCAACCCAGGTGATTTCAACCGAGGAATTCATCCCGCGCCCGCAGAACCAGCAACAAAAGCAATGGGAACACCTCATCGGCCAATTGGCTGAAGAAAAGTCCAAACGGCTCGGCATGACCAAACGCGATTTCCTGCGCAGTTCCATGGGCATGGCCACGGCCTTTATCGCCAGCAACATGGTCTATGGCCCGTGCTGGGACGTTGAGGCCGCCGAAACCCTCGAACGGGCGGCCACGGAGGAGAAGTTCCCCAAGGGTGACTACTTCGTCTTCGACGTGCAGACGCATTTCACGGACGGCGTGCCGCTGGGCATCCGAAACGCGCCGTTCGTCAAGGACATGGGATTCCAGCTCGACGAGAACCCCGAGGCCTACAGCTTCAAGAATTTCGTGAAGGAGTTGTTTTTCGACAGCGAGACGAGCTTGATCGTCATCTCCGGTGTGCCCGGACGCGAGAACCCGAAAGATAACGCGGGTGTGCCGCTCGAAGGCAAAGCGCGCGGCGGCGGCGTGCTGCCCAGTTGGCTCATGTCCAGTCGCAAAAAGGAACTCAACGAATTAGCCGGCTGCACCCGCGCACTCTGCCAGGGCAATTGCGCTCCGAACCACTATTGGGACCGCACGAAAAATCAGCCGGATTTCCCCGCCTTGTTCGAACAGATGGAACGCGAGAAAAAACTTTACGGCATCGACTCCTGGAAGTGGTATTGCCACACGGACCCTGGCCGCTCGGGCAACGGCTTCCGGCTTGACGACGAAAAGTTGGCCTACCCGTTCTACAAAAAGTCCATCGAACTCGGACTGAAAATCTTTAGCGTCCACAAAGGGTTCTCGTCCCAGTCGCGAACGCTCGGCCACCTCGCGCATCCAGGTGATGTCGAAAAGGCGGCGCTGAATCATCCGGATCTCACCTTCATTATTTACCACTCCGCGATGAAACACGGCCCGTGGGAGCCGGAGTTCAAGAACGATGGTAATTACGATCCGACCACGGGCGACTTCCTGTGGCATGCGGAGCTGATGAAGATCAAGGAGCGGAATCCGCGGATGAACAATGTCTATTGCGAGATCGGTTCCTCCTTTGGCTTGCTCTTCATTGCGAACCCGGAAATGTGCATGCACTTGATCGGGCGGAACATTAAAACCTACGGCGCCGACCATGTGGTCTGGGGCACCGATTGCTTGTGGTGGGGATCGCCGCAATGGGTCATCGACGCGTTCAAGCGGTTCCAGATCAGCGATCAGTTGTGCGAGAAGTTTGGTTACGCCAAACTCACGAAGGAAGACAAAGCAAAGATCTTCGGACTGAATGCCGCCAAAATCTACGGCGTGGACGTGAACGCCAAACTCAAGGCGTTTCCCAAGGACTCCCTGTCGCGGCTCAAGATGGCCTATCTGGAGCAGGGAGGGCAGCGTGACAACGCGGCTTATGGCTGGGTGCGCGCAGAAGCGTAAGGCCGCGGCCCGCATTGCCATAGCTGCCGCAGGGCTGATGATCGCTTCAGTGTCGCTCTCGGCGGCGGCATTGGAGCCGACGCTCGATCGAGCCGCCTGGGGTTCCAACCACGTGGGCCGGCTGCTTCCCGAGTTCATCTCCGGGGACGAGTGCCTGTTTTGCCATCGCGTCAGCATCGGGCCGGCCTGGACCAAGAACCGGCATCAATCAACCGTCCGTCTGGTCGAGTTCGATCCATCCGCGCGTCAGGGGCTGAAATCCTCCAAACTCCCCGAGTCGCTGATCAAAGAAGTGGAGTTTGCCCTGGGCCGAACAAATCAATGGCGCTGGCTCAAGCGATCCGAAGCGTACGGCCATCTCGACTTGCTCTCCGCGCGGACCGATCCAGCCGGGTCTGCAGCGAAGCCGCCATCCGAGCACGTGGCACCGCACTGGGACACCCGCGCGTTTGCCGCCCGGTGTGCCGGCTGCCATGCGACCGGTGTTGATTCGCGCACCGGCGCGTTCGCGGCCACCTCCATCGATTGCTTCGCCTGTCATGGCGATGCGAGCCTGGAACACACGAAGGACACGTCCGGCATTCTGCTGGCGAGAAAGCGCAATGACCCGGCGCGAGTGGTCGCGTCGATCTGTGGCTCGTGCCACATCCGCTCCGGCCGTTCGCGCAGCACCGGCCGGCCCTTTCCCAACAATTTCGTGCCCGGTGACAATCTGTTCCAGGACTTCGCAGTGAATTTCTCGAACGCCGCCATCGGTAAATTGAATCCCATCGATCGGCACGTTCTGCTGAACGTGCGAGACATGGTCGAACATGGCCGCCAGGAGGTGACCTGCCTTTCCTGCCACAGCGTGCATCGGAGTTCGACGGCGGGGCACCAACGGCAACCTCGCGGAGAGATTTGCTGGACCTGCCATGATCGCGAACGCGAGACGCTCCTGCCCAACGGGTCGAAGACGCTCGGCACAGTTTGCGATGAGTGAACCATTCGACCCTGTGAACTCATGACTCAAAAGCCCCTATGAACCACTCGAACGAAATCGACTACGAACATTGGCCCGCGAACCAGCCCATGGACGAAACTGACGTAAGTCTCCGAGCTTATCTCTCGCGCCTGAGCGACGAGCACCTGGTTCGGTTCGACCCGGCCTGGAGCGACGACCAGGTCATGGAATGGGACGGTAACTTCAAATGCGACGGCACGTTGATGCTGGTCTGCTGCGAGCGCGATGTGGGCGTCACTGAGTTTCGCCGAGTGTTGGCGGAACATTTGCAGGTCCGCACTGCCGTGGTTTCAGGTCCAAATTTCACGAGCGCCAGCAGACCCGGCGGCAATACAGACACCACAACTCAGGCCTCGATGACAGTGCTCCTGGCTTCCATGCTGACGTTGGTTTCATGTGGTGGGTTGGCAGCCCAAGACAGCCGGCCGGGCTTCGCGGTTCCTGCTGACATCACGTTCCGCGCGGCAACCATTCAAAGCGAAGGCGCGCGCATGGCCGCGGAGGTGTTTGCCCCCAGGGAGCCAAAGGA
The sequence above is drawn from the Verrucomicrobiota bacterium genome and encodes:
- a CDS encoding amidohydrolase, whose protein sequence is MLKNMWVPKWQRDQTKGVDSPIPTQVISTEEFIPRPQNQQQKQWEHLIGQLAEEKSKRLGMTKRDFLRSSMGMATAFIASNMVYGPCWDVEAAETLERAATEEKFPKGDYFVFDVQTHFTDGVPLGIRNAPFVKDMGFQLDENPEAYSFKNFVKELFFDSETSLIVISGVPGRENPKDNAGVPLEGKARGGGVLPSWLMSSRKKELNELAGCTRALCQGNCAPNHYWDRTKNQPDFPALFEQMEREKKLYGIDSWKWYCHTDPGRSGNGFRLDDEKLAYPFYKKSIELGLKIFSVHKGFSSQSRTLGHLAHPGDVEKAALNHPDLTFIIYHSAMKHGPWEPEFKNDGNYDPTTGDFLWHAELMKIKERNPRMNNVYCEIGSSFGLLFIANPEMCMHLIGRNIKTYGADHVVWGTDCLWWGSPQWVIDAFKRFQISDQLCEKFGYAKLTKEDKAKIFGLNAAKIYGVDVNAKLKAFPKDSLSRLKMAYLEQGGQRDNAAYGWVRAEA